A single region of the Thermodesulfatator indicus DSM 15286 genome encodes:
- a CDS encoding TIGR02710 family CRISPR-associated CARF protein — translation MALKKGLLISIGTGVGDTPESILNAISLSISERNPNFIAFIVSDKSKKNAQIVCENLGIDKKHYNFFEISNPNDLDKCVKKTNEAVDWLLKQNLSSHQIIADFTSGTKPMSSAIVLVAFQRNIGSLSYVQGERIKGIVKKGTEQVMSFKPIISKIYSNINEAYKSLKIYQFDTASSIITECQEFRDLLSENRKNELDYLENIIKAYHSWDLFKHHEAEKYFSKAETAFKKLEKNEFISLFPEKKTLKSLKILGNFIYQNKKDKIIIADLLANAKRRIKEGKYDDAMARLYRIFELVGQTILFSKYGLNSSDLDLDKIRNLLGSKFEKWTSLLQRDPTDNKVKIGARKVYELLNDLGHNVRKELESFKTLLAQRNNSILAHGLKPIEKETVEKLWEKIFDLCQKHFDNFEKTYQQLIFSWDQ, via the coding sequence ATGGCTCTTAAAAAGGGGCTATTAATTTCAATTGGTACGGGAGTTGGAGATACTCCTGAAAGTATTTTAAATGCCATTTCTCTTTCTATTTCTGAAAGGAATCCCAATTTTATTGCTTTTATCGTCTCGGATAAATCTAAGAAAAATGCCCAAATTGTGTGTGAAAACTTGGGAATAGATAAAAAGCATTACAACTTTTTTGAAATATCAAATCCAAATGATTTAGATAAATGTGTCAAAAAAACAAACGAGGCTGTTGATTGGCTTTTAAAACAAAATCTTTCTTCTCATCAGATTATAGCTGATTTTACATCTGGAACGAAACCTATGTCATCTGCTATTGTTTTAGTTGCTTTCCAAAGAAATATTGGTTCTTTAAGCTATGTTCAAGGGGAACGAATAAAAGGTATTGTAAAAAAAGGAACAGAACAAGTTATGTCCTTTAAACCGATAATTTCTAAAATTTACTCAAATATTAACGAAGCCTACAAAAGCTTAAAAATATATCAGTTTGATACTGCTAGTTCTATTATAACAGAATGTCAAGAGTTTAGAGACTTGCTATCAGAAAATCGAAAAAATGAACTAGATTATTTAGAAAATATTATAAAGGCATATCATTCATGGGATTTATTTAAACATCATGAAGCAGAAAAATATTTTTCTAAAGCAGAAACTGCTTTTAAAAAACTAGAAAAAAACGAATTTATTTCTCTTTTTCCAGAAAAGAAAACTCTTAAAAGTCTAAAAATTTTGGGAAATTTCATTTATCAAAACAAGAAAGACAAAATTATCATTGCTGATCTATTAGCAAACGCCAAAAGAAGAATAAAAGAAGGAAAATACGATGATGCCATGGCTAGATTGTATAGAATTTTCGAATTAGTTGGCCAAACTATACTATTTTCAAAGTATGGCCTGAATAGTTCTGATCTAGATTTAGACAAAATTAGGAATTTATTGGGAAGTAAGTTTGAAAAGTGGACAAGTCTCTTACAAAGAGATCCTACTGACAATAAAGTCAAGATAGGTGCTAGAAAAGTCTATGAATTATTGAATGATTTGGGACATAATGTTAGGAAAGAACTAGAATCTTTTAAAACCTTATTAGCTCAAAGAAACAATTCTATTTTAGCTCATGGTTTAAAACCTATTGAAAAAGAGACTGTGGAAAAATTATGGGAAAAAATTTTCGATTTGTGTCAAAAACATTTTGATAACTTTGAAAAAACTTATCAACAACTTATTTTTTCTTGGGATCAGTAA
- a CDS encoding DUF5615 family PIN-like protein — protein sequence MKILVDVNLSPQLALLIKEKNFEALHWSEIGNLSAKDEEIFNWAKKNKFIVLTHDLDFGAILAATEADFPSVIQVRTLDVRPHILLPKILYLLNTYEKYLTQGALIVLDERKTRIRILPLN from the coding sequence ATGAAGATATTAGTGGATGTCAATCTATCACCTCAGCTGGCATTACTTATAAAAGAGAAAAACTTTGAAGCGCTTCATTGGAGCGAAATTGGAAATTTATCTGCAAAAGACGAAGAAATCTTTAATTGGGCTAAAAAAAATAAATTCATCGTTTTGACTCACGATTTAGATTTTGGTGCTATTTTAGCTGCAACTGAAGCAGACTTCCCTAGCGTTATCCAAGTTAGAACTTTAGATGTAAGGCCTCATATCTTGCTTCCTAAGATCCTATATTTGCTAAACACGTATGAGAAATACCTAACACAGGGGGCTCTCATTGTATTAGATGAAAGAAAGACACGAATAAGGATTTTACCTTTAAATTAG
- the cmr6 gene encoding type III-B CRISPR module RAMP protein Cmr6, with amino-acid sequence MPDWGKKPKHGEQGRKRKQSIPKYFSPLSADHVGIIQNLGDSFNFGLYFNKWLFTEWKTRNNFKFPEYQFQASGQAKIVLNYYEKASKGVKSLIAKKQKEIENICKAFQMLGYERVSKTYTLQTSLIIGLGNAHPTERGFTFHWTLGIPYLPAESIKGVVRLAYLVNKAQEEPDFFEHWAEEDERFWEYLAKPFGREEKDGKRARRGKVIFFDALPVEPPQLTLEITTCHYSDYYGGKRGPTEDQNPNPLPFLAVATGAKFRFVLLMHESLGDKAKEKLLKAFHAALAEHGFGAKTALGHGRFVYGS; translated from the coding sequence GTGCCTGATTGGGGGAAGAAGCCGAAACACGGAGAACAAGGCCGGAAAAGAAAACAATCAATTCCTAAGTACTTTAGCCCTTTATCGGCAGATCATGTAGGAATAATTCAAAATCTCGGCGATAGTTTCAATTTTGGGCTTTATTTCAATAAGTGGCTTTTTACGGAGTGGAAAACCAGGAATAATTTTAAGTTTCCGGAATATCAATTTCAGGCTAGTGGACAGGCTAAAATAGTTCTTAACTACTACGAGAAAGCCTCAAAAGGGGTTAAATCTCTCATTGCAAAAAAACAGAAAGAGATTGAGAACATCTGCAAGGCTTTTCAGATGTTAGGCTATGAGCGAGTATCGAAAACTTATACACTCCAGACATCTTTAATTATCGGCCTGGGTAACGCCCATCCTACCGAGCGCGGATTCACCTTTCACTGGACCCTGGGCATCCCTTACCTCCCTGCTGAAAGCATAAAAGGCGTGGTGCGCCTGGCTTATCTGGTAAATAAAGCCCAAGAAGAGCCAGACTTTTTTGAACACTGGGCTGAAGAAGACGAAAGATTCTGGGAATACCTGGCCAAGCCTTTTGGCCGGGAAGAAAAGGATGGGAAAAGGGCTCGGAGAGGCAAAGTGATCTTTTTTGACGCCTTACCTGTTGAACCCCCGCAGCTTACCTTGGAGATCACCACTTGCCACTACTCTGACTATTACGGTGGCAAGCGCGGCCCTACGGAAGATCAAAACCCAAATCCCCTTCCCTTTCTGGCCGTGGCGACGGGAGCAAAGTTTCGCTTTGTTTTGCTTATGCACGAATCATTGGGAGACAAGGCCAAAGAAAAACTTTTGAAGGCCTTTCACGCTGCCCTCGCCGAACACGGCTTCGGCGCCAAGACGGCCCTGGGACACGGGAGGTTTGTTTATGGCTCTTAA
- the cas10 gene encoding type III-B CRISPR-associated protein Cas10/Cmr2 has product MTACKIRKDENYWREKLAAFLHDPPDKALSIWGHVKRAEKLREKIYVSADENLLSRADQVASGLDRTFLPERESGGEIKFPEYPVITHPTGKTSPFNLGPFSNFNLQNILSQIEILIAQDSNNFPKHYYSFALFHYFRHVLPWRLAQTNVGNLAWHWWGLPADTRLPDHSIWQHCALTSALYSCYRESPDTQASLMVFSLTPVQDFIARSRKLRDYWTASLILSWLASEGLWVVISRYGSDHIIYPAPIGQALIEAKLDKTCGFSHWTARYHLEARAATLPNKFLFLSPAGQEKEIAELIEKHIEESWKELAKKVKDLVKKECFSGVSEACLKSFDYIFDRQATNFWEFHWTAVSLLDEHLLNQNRPFLPKNIVQKLETYLEEARQINFPYLSFTEKFFYPASYDFAGRGLAAEKLSPREIRPEEPGIKCHLHTDFEALRFSCLECKNDGKSCELNSGRGPDSNPRPSRDPCWQKIRKEFSKSEFKETERLSALGLIKRLASRAVDKNHPLYSFFQRAESFPSTTEIALKDWLERAEKDIAELGLSHKDIAEILHQKETNNKYEIKDISKQEQEIHKKVLKLLKRRKEKNDEPTTYDRYYAILVMDGDRMGRLLSGGFAARWRDVLHPEIIRRLENGEIGSNFKTFWLDFLNCKRLISPAVHAAISKALSDFALYTVPSIVARYRGRLIYAGGDDVCAVFPISSALKAAREIAHAYNWAFVRYGQRRTVVKRDGKIVDNEFLTGEVSKAEDLLSQDLLLLHLGPGEEISISGGLLFIHHKWPLRAALERAHSLLEIAKDPGRRALALELQRRAGEQRTFVAGFKEKISFNENEVSVWDAFEALNKAFASRKLSSSFAYRPKELAEGLEVLSDNPDEMARFILAQIKTGKKENSSLYEEISSWVATVLLGDRRGTLAFEALEIARFLGEAWRRHGFN; this is encoded by the coding sequence ATGACTGCCTGTAAAATTCGCAAAGACGAAAACTACTGGCGTGAAAAACTGGCCGCTTTTCTGCACGACCCGCCTGACAAAGCTCTTTCTATCTGGGGTCATGTCAAACGAGCTGAAAAACTGCGGGAAAAAATCTATGTTTCCGCCGATGAAAATTTGCTCTCCAGGGCTGACCAGGTAGCCTCAGGGCTTGACCGCACTTTTTTACCCGAAAGAGAAAGCGGGGGCGAAATAAAATTTCCAGAATATCCCGTTATTACCCACCCTACGGGTAAAACCAGCCCTTTTAACCTGGGCCCTTTTAGTAATTTCAATCTTCAAAATATTTTAAGCCAAATTGAGATATTAATAGCACAGGACAGTAACAATTTCCCAAAACACTATTATTCTTTTGCCCTTTTTCACTATTTTCGGCACGTGCTCCCGTGGCGTCTGGCCCAAACAAATGTAGGCAACCTTGCCTGGCACTGGTGGGGGCTTCCAGCAGACACCCGTTTGCCGGACCATTCCATCTGGCAACACTGCGCGCTGACTTCAGCCCTCTACTCCTGCTACCGGGAGTCGCCCGACACACAAGCAAGTCTTATGGTCTTTAGCCTTACTCCTGTTCAGGACTTCATTGCCCGCTCACGCAAACTTCGCGACTACTGGACCGCCTCATTGATCCTATCCTGGCTAGCCTCAGAAGGTCTCTGGGTGGTCATCTCTCGCTACGGTTCAGACCATATTATCTATCCTGCACCAATAGGCCAGGCCTTAATAGAAGCAAAGCTAGACAAAACTTGTGGCTTTAGCCACTGGACGGCTCGCTATCACCTTGAAGCCAGAGCAGCCACCCTTCCCAATAAGTTTTTGTTTCTTAGCCCGGCAGGCCAGGAAAAAGAAATTGCTGAGCTTATTGAGAAACACATAGAAGAATCCTGGAAGGAACTGGCCAAAAAAGTAAAAGACCTGGTCAAGAAGGAATGTTTTAGTGGGGTATCAGAAGCTTGCCTGAAAAGTTTTGACTATATTTTTGACCGTCAGGCGACTAACTTCTGGGAATTCCACTGGACAGCCGTATCTTTACTTGACGAACATCTTTTAAACCAGAACAGGCCCTTTCTTCCTAAAAATATCGTCCAAAAACTTGAAACTTATCTGGAAGAAGCTCGCCAGATAAATTTTCCATATCTGAGCTTCACCGAAAAGTTTTTTTACCCGGCTTCTTACGATTTTGCGGGGCGCGGTCTTGCCGCGGAAAAACTCTCTCCGAGGGAAATTAGACCGGAAGAACCCGGTATTAAGTGTCATCTCCATACGGACTTTGAAGCTTTAAGGTTTTCCTGTCTGGAATGTAAAAATGATGGGAAAAGCTGTGAACTGAATTCAGGCCGAGGGCCAGACTCCAATCCTAGACCAAGCCGTGACCCATGCTGGCAAAAAATTCGTAAAGAATTCTCTAAGTCAGAATTTAAAGAAACCGAACGTCTTTCAGCTCTAGGGCTTATCAAACGCTTGGCCTCCCGGGCGGTAGATAAAAACCATCCGCTTTACTCTTTCTTTCAAAGGGCCGAGAGCTTCCCTTCCACCACCGAAATAGCCCTGAAAGATTGGCTTGAGCGCGCTGAAAAAGATATAGCTGAACTCGGCCTTTCCCACAAAGATATAGCCGAAATCCTTCACCAGAAGGAAACAAACAACAAGTACGAAATTAAAGACATTTCAAAGCAAGAACAAGAAATACATAAAAAAGTTTTGAAGCTCCTTAAGCGCCGTAAAGAAAAAAATGACGAACCAACCACCTACGACCGTTATTATGCCATTCTCGTTATGGACGGTGACCGGATGGGGAGGCTCCTTTCCGGTGGTTTTGCCGCTCGCTGGCGGGATGTTCTTCATCCGGAAATTATAAGGCGTCTTGAAAACGGCGAAATTGGCTCAAATTTTAAGACCTTCTGGCTAGACTTTCTCAACTGCAAGCGTCTAATTTCCCCGGCCGTCCACGCGGCCATCTCCAAAGCATTATCTGACTTTGCTCTTTATACCGTGCCCTCTATTGTGGCAAGATATCGGGGACGCTTGATTTACGCCGGAGGAGACGATGTTTGCGCCGTCTTTCCCATCTCCAGTGCGCTAAAAGCGGCACGAGAAATAGCCCACGCCTATAACTGGGCTTTTGTAAGATATGGACAGAGGCGAACGGTGGTAAAACGAGACGGAAAAATAGTAGATAATGAATTCCTGACTGGAGAAGTTTCAAAAGCCGAAGATTTGCTTTCGCAAGACCTTCTGCTTCTTCATCTGGGCCCGGGTGAGGAGATTTCCATTTCAGGTGGACTTTTATTTATTCATCACAAATGGCCTCTTCGCGCAGCCCTTGAGCGTGCCCACAGCTTGCTGGAAATAGCTAAAGATCCCGGCCGGAGGGCTCTGGCCCTTGAACTGCAGCGCCGCGCGGGCGAACAGCGCACTTTCGTTGCTGGTTTCAAAGAAAAAATTAGTTTTAACGAAAATGAAGTTTCAGTCTGGGACGCTTTTGAGGCACTAAACAAGGCCTTTGCTTCCCGAAAACTTAGCTCCTCTTTTGCCTACAGGCCGAAAGAACTAGCAGAAGGCCTGGAAGTGTTAAGTGATAATCCTGACGAAATGGCTCGCTTTATTCTTGCCCAGATAAAGACAGGGAAAAAAGAAAACTCATCTCTTTACGAAGAAATTTCTTCCTGGGTAGCCACCGTGCTCCTGGGAGACCGGAGGGGCACTTTAGCCTTTGAAGCCCTGGAAATTGCCAGATTTTTAGGAGAGGCCTGGCGTCGTCATGGGTTTAATTGA
- a CDS encoding type III-B CRISPR module-associated Cmr3 family protein — translation MGLIEQWLEIKPLDTLFFRGGEPMEAGETHEAGRPIFPPAPDTIIGALRTAILGQKGIDLAVVKKLGKEQDLDLENLPFWGSPARPGFRIAGPLLKANGIVLFPAPANWFYSQPGWEPTRFVIYEARPDKKTVSVKLPFNKALWVENPPQDMERLSLGFWVNRKALENQEKFSLEVAESITDISEEKALAVPVELLLKTEQRVGIARDNRLRMVRTGHLYATHHLRLAKGVSLVVGLDKALCPSHLNEKGLFQFGGEGRLVRYHLIKDKPQLPQKNNGRWLAVSLLSFSRARSASNLAGPYASGKLLRVGGFDLNSGFHKPARTFFPVGTVFFADKDPGLCELIPF, via the coding sequence ATGGGTTTAATTGAACAGTGGCTTGAAATAAAACCACTTGACACGCTTTTTTTCCGCGGCGGAGAGCCTATGGAGGCCGGGGAAACTCACGAAGCGGGAAGACCCATTTTCCCGCCGGCACCGGATACAATTATTGGCGCTTTACGCACCGCTATTTTAGGGCAAAAGGGCATAGACCTAGCGGTCGTAAAAAAACTCGGAAAAGAGCAGGATTTAGACCTGGAAAACCTTCCTTTTTGGGGATCGCCTGCCCGTCCCGGTTTCAGAATTGCTGGCCCTCTTCTTAAGGCTAACGGGATAGTGTTATTTCCCGCCCCAGCCAATTGGTTTTATTCTCAACCTGGATGGGAACCAACCCGTTTCGTCATTTATGAAGCCCGGCCGGATAAAAAAACTGTAAGCGTCAAACTCCCTTTTAATAAAGCACTCTGGGTGGAAAACCCTCCACAAGATATGGAGCGTCTTTCACTAGGGTTCTGGGTAAACAGGAAAGCCCTGGAAAACCAGGAAAAATTTTCTCTTGAGGTAGCCGAATCTATCACGGACATTTCTGAAGAAAAAGCTCTAGCGGTGCCGGTTGAACTTTTATTGAAAACCGAACAAAGGGTGGGTATTGCCAGAGATAACCGTCTTAGAATGGTTAGGACTGGCCATCTCTACGCCACCCACCACCTGCGCCTGGCTAAAGGTGTTTCTCTTGTGGTTGGCCTTGATAAAGCTCTTTGCCCTTCACATTTAAACGAGAAAGGCCTGTTTCAGTTTGGAGGTGAAGGGCGACTGGTCCGCTATCATCTGATAAAAGATAAACCTCAGCTTCCGCAGAAAAATAACGGCCGATGGCTGGCGGTTTCTCTGCTTTCTTTCAGTAGAGCCCGGTCAGCAAGTAATCTGGCCGGTCCTTATGCTTCAGGAAAACTCCTGCGGGTTGGAGGCTTTGATCTGAACTCCGGGTTCCATAAACCTGCACGGACTTTCTTCCCCGTGGGGACTGTATTCTTTGCCGATAAAGACCCAGGGCTTTGCGAACTGATACCTTTTTGA
- the cmr4 gene encoding type III-B CRISPR module RAMP protein Cmr4 has product MLWGDEKRLCLLYALTPIHAGAGQALKAVDLPIQRERHTAWPMVQASGVKGTLRDWCEKAWENNGIDKDLVKYIFGRAGEEGGSWAGAVTVTDARLLLFPVRSNVAPFVHVTCPAVLKRLREELSLLGLQDKLSENYSVGEEEYIVLKGGISGEIVLEDMVVKPKQTQEKTNWLPNNIPEAEKILLVSDEVFGYLVRTATEVQAHIAIKDDTGTAEDGSLRYQEYLPADTVLYFLAFFSDERSKRDQFKSAQEIAQLVTEHGVTTHLQIGGDFTLGKGICKVKWIAPKDSQGGAK; this is encoded by the coding sequence ATGCTTTGGGGAGATGAAAAAAGGCTCTGTCTCTTATATGCCCTCACGCCGATTCATGCCGGAGCAGGCCAGGCCTTGAAGGCGGTGGATCTGCCCATTCAGCGCGAGCGCCACACCGCCTGGCCTATGGTACAGGCCTCGGGAGTAAAAGGGACCTTGCGTGATTGGTGCGAGAAGGCCTGGGAGAATAACGGCATAGATAAAGACCTAGTGAAGTATATCTTCGGCCGCGCTGGAGAAGAGGGAGGGAGCTGGGCCGGGGCGGTCACGGTGACCGACGCCAGGCTCCTTCTCTTTCCCGTACGTTCAAACGTAGCCCCATTTGTGCACGTTACTTGCCCGGCAGTGCTCAAGCGGCTGAGGGAAGAACTGTCTCTTCTGGGATTGCAGGACAAATTGTCTGAAAATTATTCCGTAGGTGAAGAGGAATACATAGTGCTTAAGGGCGGGATTTCCGGCGAAATTGTTCTGGAAGACATGGTGGTAAAGCCAAAGCAAACGCAAGAAAAGACAAATTGGCTTCCAAATAACATCCCTGAGGCCGAAAAGATCCTTCTGGTCTCCGACGAGGTATTTGGTTACCTCGTACGCACAGCCACAGAAGTGCAGGCCCATATTGCCATTAAAGACGATACCGGCACAGCCGAAGACGGTTCTTTGCGCTATCAGGAATATCTTCCAGCAGATACAGTGCTCTATTTTCTCGCCTTTTTCTCAGACGAGAGAAGCAAAAGAGACCAATTTAAATCTGCTCAAGAAATAGCTCAGCTCGTTACTGAACACGGAGTAACCACTCACCTCCAGATAGGCGGCGATTTCACTTTGGGTAAAGGAATTTGCAAGGTGAAATGGATAGCTCCCAAAGATTCTCAGGGAGGCGCTAAATGA
- the cmr5 gene encoding type III-B CRISPR module-associated protein Cmr5, which translates to MKTKAQERAKFAYEKVKEALEILGKGSAKEFSSFVSGLPAMILQNGLGHTLCFLLAKAANQKESKYKKTGKEAKYWLAFEALAEWLKKQDLLNYDPDNPAQTIHELTRKRALEYLALQEEALRFLEWFKVMTKMFVEEKSA; encoded by the coding sequence ATGAAGACCAAAGCACAAGAAAGAGCGAAGTTTGCCTATGAAAAGGTAAAAGAGGCCCTTGAGATATTAGGCAAAGGGTCGGCCAAGGAATTCTCGAGCTTTGTCTCCGGGCTTCCGGCCATGATCTTGCAAAACGGCCTTGGGCACACACTGTGTTTTCTCCTGGCCAAGGCGGCAAATCAAAAAGAGAGTAAATATAAAAAAACCGGTAAAGAGGCCAAATATTGGCTTGCTTTTGAGGCTCTGGCTGAATGGCTTAAAAAACAAGATCTTCTTAATTACGACCCTGACAACCCAGCCCAAACTATACACGAGCTCACCCGGAAGAGAGCCCTTGAGTATCTGGCTCTTCAAGAGGAGGCCCTGCGGTTTCTGGAGTGGTTCAAGGTCATGACCAAAATGTTTGTGGAGGAAAAAAGTGCCTGA
- a CDS encoding DUF433 domain-containing protein, with protein sequence MKFDRITFDPLVMGGKPCIRGMRITVGMIVGLIASGVNKEEILKLYPYLEPEDIDQALAYAAWRAEEIEISEVESKKVA encoded by the coding sequence ATGAAGTTTGATAGAATCACCTTTGACCCTTTGGTTATGGGGGGCAAACCTTGTATCAGAGGTATGAGAATAACTGTTGGAATGATAGTGGGCCTTATTGCCTCTGGGGTTAACAAAGAAGAAATTTTAAAACTTTATCCGTATTTAGAACCGGAAGATATAGATCAGGCTTTAGCTTATGCTGCTTGGCGAGCTGAAGAAATAGAAATTTCAGAAGTTGAAAGTAAAAAAGTCGCATGA
- the cmr1 gene encoding type III-B CRISPR module RAMP protein Cmr1, whose product MNKQDRLENLRQRFEKLVTVKFHCRIITPMFLGDAEQKASLRPAPFKGLLRYWWRVAAGRNLKDPVELLTEETKIFGGGGEKAQKSLVTVELEGKPKIITDQRLPRVRNVFHPEAGRPVNPLLYLGYGPVTWDKGSKYTRFYLAPKETFTLKLTLPASFLEDEYFKTALLYLCAFGAIGSRSRNGWGSFQVEKIDPPITAKIKYSLWGKGLFQKDYPFTLAAQKEENLIKALVWKTKNLRKNWEEVMKELAEVYISVRTSLSPDGTKDIDERHLLGFPLTNHYAFDAPNWGKNARHASPLRLFVRKKKTGYQGFVLHLPFGISKEMRKNAARKEFFTPDKQFKIWQKVHQRLDQAMQRANINDCL is encoded by the coding sequence ATGAATAAGCAGGATAGACTTGAAAACTTGCGCCAGAGATTTGAAAAGCTCGTTACCGTCAAATTTCACTGCCGAATCATCACTCCTATGTTTTTAGGTGACGCCGAACAAAAGGCGTCGCTGCGCCCGGCGCCGTTTAAAGGGCTTTTGCGCTACTGGTGGCGTGTGGCCGCGGGGAGAAATTTAAAAGACCCTGTAGAACTACTGACGGAAGAAACCAAAATTTTTGGCGGCGGGGGTGAAAAGGCGCAAAAGAGTCTGGTCACCGTGGAGTTGGAGGGAAAGCCTAAAATCATAACTGACCAACGTCTGCCGAGAGTTAGAAATGTCTTTCATCCTGAAGCTGGTCGTCCGGTAAATCCTCTTCTTTACCTGGGCTATGGGCCGGTTACCTGGGATAAAGGATCAAAATACACGCGCTTCTACCTCGCCCCCAAAGAAACCTTTACCCTCAAGCTCACTCTGCCGGCCTCTTTTCTGGAAGATGAATATTTCAAAACCGCTCTCCTTTATCTGTGCGCCTTTGGGGCCATAGGCTCTCGCTCTCGCAACGGCTGGGGAAGCTTTCAGGTGGAGAAAATAGACCCCCCCATTACGGCCAAAATTAAATATTCTTTATGGGGAAAAGGGCTATTCCAAAAAGACTATCCTTTTACTTTAGCAGCCCAAAAAGAAGAAAACCTTATAAAAGCTTTAGTTTGGAAGACCAAAAATCTACGTAAGAACTGGGAAGAGGTCATGAAAGAACTAGCCGAGGTTTACATCTCGGTAAGAACCTCTCTATCTCCAGATGGAACAAAAGACATTGATGAACGTCACCTCCTTGGTTTTCCATTGACAAATCATTATGCCTTTGATGCCCCTAATTGGGGAAAAAATGCCAGACATGCCTCACCTCTGCGTTTGTTCGTGCGTAAAAAGAAAACCGGTTATCAGGGTTTTGTTCTTCATCTCCCCTTTGGGATAAGCAAGGAGATGCGCAAAAACGCCGCTCGAAAAGAATTTTTTACTCCTGATAAACAATTTAAAATCTGGCAAAAGGTTCATCAGCGTTTGGACCAGGCTATGCAGAGGGCAAACATAAATGACTGCCTGTAA